The following are encoded in a window of Risungbinella massiliensis genomic DNA:
- a CDS encoding superoxide dismutase, whose protein sequence is MAKYELPALPYGFDALEPHVDALTMEIHHDRHHATYVNNLNAALEGRDELSSKSIEELISNLDAVPESIRTAVQNNGGGHANHSLFWEILSPNGGGAPTGELADAINTTFGSFEDFQGLFADAATKRFGSGWAWLVVQDGKLAVTSTPNQDSPLMVGATPILGLDVWEHAYYLNYQNKRPDYIKAFWNVVNWDEVNKRYQAAK, encoded by the coding sequence ATGGCAAAATACGAACTGCCTGCTCTTCCTTACGGTTTTGATGCATTAGAGCCACATGTTGATGCTCTTACCATGGAGATCCACCATGATCGTCATCATGCTACATATGTAAATAACTTGAATGCAGCGCTCGAAGGTCGTGACGAGTTAAGCAGCAAATCTATTGAAGAATTAATCTCCAACTTGGATGCAGTACCAGAAAGTATCCGTACTGCAGTGCAAAATAATGGTGGTGGACATGCGAACCATAGCTTGTTCTGGGAAATTCTCAGTCCAAATGGTGGTGGTGCTCCAACTGGAGAACTAGCGGATGCGATCAACACTACTTTTGGAAGTTTTGAAGATTTCCAAGGACTTTTTGCAGATGCAGCTACCAAACGTTTCGGTAGTGGCTGGGCTTGGTTGGTTGTGCAAGATGGTAAATTGGCTGTTACCAGTACACCAAACCAAGATAGCCCATTAATGGTTGGCGCTACTCCAATCTTGGGACTCGATGTTTGGGAGCATGCTTATTACCTAAACTACCAAAACAAACGCCCTGACTACATCAAAGCATTCTGGAACGTTGTAAACTGGGATGAAGTAAACAAACGTTACCAAGCAGCGAAATAA
- a CDS encoding HAD family hydrolase, translating to MKYKMVLFDIDGVFLSEERCFDVSALTVWDLLSNPKLLGYSKPSLPIDPNEATLQNIRQDVYQEDKVLRYLKDRGVNSNWDMAYLVVIPQILDLLEHLAVHDEKWVHYFLQGPMDREALQKLGEICHQYQLEWSPNFAHFFAFYQENGEERRNRQELLEYSRQWIRDKWGIEIPSVARSSQLWKLGQALYQEWYLGEKLYWETEKNEPLDMGKKGYLTEEIPLADPKEYRELFASLHHAGTIVGFGTGRSKVEALIPLQEMGLLEKIDPERVITATDVMLAEEKYPELAPLGKPEPYTYLKGYDGGNSTLETILAQELPLPLRQEVLIVGDSVADLLAARKMGCAFAATLTGLNGLADRKLFEELEADYIIENVTDLRREVLLID from the coding sequence ATGAAATATAAAATGGTTTTATTTGATATTGATGGTGTTTTTCTTAGTGAAGAAAGATGCTTTGATGTCTCTGCTCTTACCGTTTGGGATTTGTTGAGCAATCCAAAGTTGTTGGGTTATAGTAAGCCTTCGCTTCCAATTGATCCAAACGAGGCGACACTACAGAATATCCGCCAAGATGTATATCAAGAAGACAAAGTTCTACGGTATCTAAAAGACAGGGGAGTCAATTCCAATTGGGATATGGCCTATCTTGTCGTGATTCCGCAGATATTAGATTTACTAGAACATCTCGCCGTACATGACGAAAAGTGGGTTCATTACTTTTTGCAAGGTCCAATGGATCGAGAAGCTCTTCAAAAGTTAGGCGAAATTTGTCATCAATATCAGCTAGAGTGGAGTCCTAACTTTGCCCACTTTTTTGCCTTTTATCAAGAGAATGGAGAAGAGCGCCGAAATCGCCAAGAGTTGTTGGAATATAGTCGCCAGTGGATTAGAGATAAATGGGGGATCGAAATCCCTTCGGTAGCGCGCAGTAGCCAACTTTGGAAATTAGGACAAGCCCTTTATCAGGAGTGGTATCTGGGAGAGAAACTCTATTGGGAGACGGAAAAGAATGAACCTTTGGATATGGGCAAAAAAGGTTATCTCACAGAGGAGATCCCCTTAGCAGATCCTAAGGAATATCGAGAGCTTTTTGCCTCCCTACATCATGCAGGAACCATTGTGGGATTTGGAACAGGACGCTCTAAAGTAGAAGCTCTCATCCCACTACAAGAGATGGGATTGTTAGAGAAGATAGATCCAGAGCGTGTCATAACCGCAACAGATGTAATGTTAGCGGAAGAGAAGTATCCGGAACTGGCTCCACTCGGAAAACCAGAACCATACACTTATCTAAAAGGATATGATGGGGGTAACAGTACATTAGAAACGATCCTAGCTCAGGAGTTGCCACTACCATTGCGCCAGGAAGTGTTGATTGTAGGGGATTCTGTAGCAGATTTATTGGCAGCGAGAAAAATGGGGTGCGCGTTTGCCGCTACTTTGACAGGGTTGAATGGATTGGCGGATCGAAAACTTTTTGAGGAACTAGAGGCAGATTACATCATAGAAAACGTGACGGATTTAAGAAGAGAGGTACTCTTAATCGATTGA
- a CDS encoding PIG-L deacetylase family protein — protein MKPYRPMWSLVSYTRLMYLLQKAKIRNRELHIYLVPHQDDETLTQAISILNNIRLGNEVFLVLVTDGAATKVGIELGLSAEEITEARNNEFLEACKCLGLTSSRILTWGLRDGKVSKEEVLKKIEEMNLPQDRHIVFHTMSVLDTHHDHRQIALAGEELRKAGYQVQEHLSTRMCRTESVLDQLKEEEVSVYKLMAEEDQQKLIAAVQCYYTEDEEKNRYGIGGKSVPQEFESLIQEPYAANLVVSKRS, from the coding sequence GTGAAACCGTACCGACCCATGTGGTCCCTTGTTTCTTATACGAGACTGATGTACTTGTTACAAAAGGCAAAGATTCGCAATCGAGAGCTCCACATCTACTTGGTTCCACATCAAGACGATGAGACATTGACTCAGGCAATTAGCATCCTAAATAACATTCGATTGGGGAATGAAGTCTTTTTGGTGCTAGTGACAGACGGTGCTGCGACAAAAGTGGGCATCGAGCTTGGATTAAGTGCTGAGGAGATTACGGAAGCGAGAAACAATGAGTTTCTAGAGGCCTGTAAATGCTTGGGGTTAACTTCGAGTCGAATTTTGACATGGGGATTACGTGATGGAAAAGTATCGAAAGAAGAAGTGCTCAAAAAAATTGAAGAGATGAATCTACCACAAGATCGACATATTGTCTTTCATACGATGTCTGTATTAGATACCCATCATGATCATCGTCAGATTGCATTGGCTGGAGAAGAGTTACGAAAGGCTGGTTACCAAGTACAAGAACATCTCTCCACTCGCATGTGTCGTACCGAGTCTGTTTTGGATCAACTAAAGGAAGAAGAAGTCTCGGTATATAAACTGATGGCGGAAGAAGACCAGCAAAAATTAATTGCAGCTGTGCAATGTTATTACACGGAAGATGAGGAAAAAAATCGATACGGTATAGGTGGGAAAAGCGTACCACAGGAGTTTGAATCTTTGATCCAAGAACCATATGCAGCTAACTTGGTAGTTTCCAAGAGATCATAG
- a CDS encoding protease complex subunit PrcB family protein, which translates to MVSKKILVLCSMMLMLIWGLIGCSSSQKAESDMKHSQQNEEVPTPKKGFQLISEQEPLSGDVQAWIESAKMTEGVHTLVSGGVRYVLLSLGERPNAGYRIEVVEIEEAPNYSTVFVREKKPDPNMFYPQVISYPYVLGTSEKEVRMEILEK; encoded by the coding sequence TTGGTTTCCAAGAAGATCCTTGTTTTGTGCAGTATGATGCTAATGCTAATTTGGGGATTGATTGGATGCTCTAGTTCACAAAAGGCGGAATCTGATATGAAGCATTCTCAGCAAAATGAAGAGGTACCTACTCCGAAAAAAGGGTTTCAATTAATCTCTGAACAAGAACCTTTGTCTGGTGATGTCCAAGCTTGGATTGAATCTGCAAAGATGACAGAAGGAGTTCATACACTAGTAAGCGGTGGTGTTCGTTATGTCCTTCTCTCACTCGGAGAGAGACCCAATGCTGGTTATCGAATCGAAGTAGTCGAGATTGAGGAAGCTCCCAATTATTCGACCGTATTCGTTCGTGAAAAGAAACCAGACCCTAATATGTTCTATCCTCAAGTGATTTCGTATCCCTATGTGTTAGGGACCAGTGAAAAGGAAGTAAGAATGGAGATATTGGAAAAATAA
- a CDS encoding RHS repeat domain-containing protein → MNYKQTFIYDKENQLTSQKDANTNATNGTATYNYTYDANGNLQTTTNPLNETARTDYDADNNAIKETDANGNTSTNEYDEENNGVSSTDASEKSSATKYDQYGNVTEETSLMSPGNNLAYNGSLEIDRNADNWSDGWESKAGTATFSISNTGLTYEGVTLGTKKSSHFCKGQSRNHQCILYLSCRSDASDDDHPSQRNDYIPLR, encoded by the coding sequence TTGAATTACAAACAAACCTTTATCTATGATAAAGAGAATCAATTAACAAGTCAGAAAGATGCCAATACCAACGCAACCAATGGCACAGCCACCTATAACTATACGTATGACGCCAATGGGAATCTACAAACTACTACAAACCCATTGAATGAAACTGCTAGAACAGATTATGACGCCGACAACAATGCAATAAAAGAAACAGATGCCAATGGAAACACCAGTACCAACGAGTACGATGAGGAAAACAATGGAGTTTCTTCTACGGATGCAAGTGAGAAATCTTCTGCTACCAAGTACGATCAGTATGGAAATGTAACAGAAGAGACCAGCTTAATGAGTCCGGGGAATAACCTTGCTTACAATGGTAGCCTAGAAATAGACCGGAATGCAGACAACTGGTCAGATGGTTGGGAGTCCAAAGCTGGTACTGCTACTTTCTCAATCTCTAATACTGGACTAACCTATGAAGGAGTAACTCTAGGAACCAAAAAATCGTCTCACTTCTGTAAAGGACAAAGCAGGAATCACCAGTGCATCTTATACCTATCGTGCAGATCGGATGCGTCAGACGATGACCACCCCAGCCAAAGGAACGATTACATTCCATTACGATGA
- a CDS encoding SH3 domain-containing protein — MSFTRLKGWITSLVAFAMIFSLFQIPASAATNSYQIEINKKTNKLYLYKNGSVFKTYSVATGRTADLTPEGTFTLVVKINMPGWKNIPGGHPDNPLGEKWLGFSVKGDNGRTYGIHGTNNPSSIGTNASSGCIRVGKENLRELYSLVPEGTPIWIHSGTSTNKWNGNPDYAVSPASGKVKVSVNLANVRSGPSQGAFIISQVKNGVTLDVTGKVRDWYRIRLSNGKEGYIFSEIVTKVSNVTTPVNQDGIRPASGTIKVTVSVANLRANPSTSAAIIQKLPKGLVLNVTGEGKEWYQIKMRSGALAYIHKSTVSR, encoded by the coding sequence ATGTCTTTTACTCGTTTAAAAGGCTGGATCACTAGTCTGGTTGCATTTGCAATGATCTTTTCACTATTCCAGATTCCCGCAAGCGCTGCAACCAACAGTTACCAGATTGAGATTAACAAAAAAACAAACAAACTATATCTTTACAAAAATGGCTCCGTTTTCAAAACATACTCTGTAGCAACAGGTCGTACTGCTGACTTAACCCCAGAGGGTACCTTCACACTAGTGGTAAAAATTAATATGCCTGGTTGGAAAAACATTCCTGGAGGACATCCTGATAACCCATTAGGCGAAAAATGGCTCGGTTTTAGTGTAAAAGGAGATAATGGTCGTACTTATGGTATCCATGGTACGAATAATCCTTCCTCGATCGGAACCAACGCTTCTTCTGGTTGTATCCGTGTAGGAAAAGAAAATCTTCGTGAACTATATAGCCTAGTACCTGAGGGAACTCCGATCTGGATTCACAGTGGTACGTCGACAAACAAGTGGAACGGAAACCCAGACTACGCTGTCTCTCCTGCTTCCGGAAAAGTGAAAGTAAGTGTGAATCTCGCTAATGTACGTTCCGGTCCTTCACAAGGAGCTTTTATCATCTCCCAAGTGAAAAATGGAGTAACACTAGATGTTACTGGAAAAGTTCGTGACTGGTACAGAATTCGCTTAAGCAATGGCAAAGAAGGCTATATCTTCAGTGAAATCGTAACCAAAGTAAGTAATGTCACCACCCCTGTCAACCAAGACGGCATTCGTCCAGCAAGTGGCACGATCAAAGTAACCGTCAGTGTTGCAAACCTGCGTGCCAATCCTTCTACCTCTGCAGCCATCATTCAAAAGCTTCCAAAAGGACTAGTTCTGAATGTAACAGGTGAAGGAAAAGAATGGTATCAAATTAAGATGCGGAGCGGTGCATTAGCATATATTCATAAAAGCACCGTTTCCCGTTAA
- a CDS encoding L,D-transpeptidase family protein gives MFRKWKNFVVFSIIAAFLFTLVPTIGTDAAGNVQVEINKRTNTLYYYENGRVVKTYRVATGRTSGLTPEGTFTVTFKTTYPGWKGIPGGDPKNPLGSRWIGIQVNGDKGRTYGIHGTNNPNSIGTHASSGCVRMHNGQVEELYKKVPVGTKVWIHSGTSNNVWRGVGGGTTKPPSVTPDSGTVKVTGTSVNVRTGASLSASIIGKANRPQTFQVTGKSGVWYRINYNGRTAYIHSDYAVKTTGTTPKPPTPAPAPQPSGYITTTENLTNIRSAASLNSKVLQRVYAGTRIVRVGTVGDFYQVRLKSGQIAYVHKSVAKPS, from the coding sequence ATGTTCCGAAAATGGAAAAACTTTGTCGTTTTTTCCATCATTGCAGCGTTTCTCTTTACCCTTGTCCCTACCATCGGGACAGATGCAGCTGGCAATGTGCAAGTCGAAATCAATAAAAGAACCAATACCCTATACTACTATGAAAATGGTCGTGTAGTAAAAACGTATCGTGTGGCAACAGGTCGAACAAGCGGTTTGACCCCAGAAGGAACATTCACTGTTACCTTTAAAACCACTTACCCAGGTTGGAAAGGCATCCCTGGTGGGGATCCAAAGAATCCACTAGGAAGCCGTTGGATTGGAATTCAAGTAAATGGAGATAAAGGGCGTACCTACGGTATTCATGGAACGAATAATCCAAACTCCATTGGGACCCATGCATCTAGCGGATGCGTGCGGATGCATAACGGTCAAGTAGAAGAACTATATAAGAAAGTTCCGGTTGGTACCAAAGTATGGATCCATAGTGGTACTAGCAATAACGTTTGGCGTGGTGTTGGCGGTGGAACTACCAAGCCTCCATCCGTTACTCCTGACTCTGGAACGGTGAAAGTAACTGGAACCAGTGTAAATGTTCGCACTGGTGCATCTCTCAGCGCTTCCATCATTGGCAAAGCAAACCGTCCTCAAACATTCCAAGTTACTGGAAAATCTGGTGTTTGGTATCGCATTAACTATAATGGTCGTACTGCATATATCCATAGTGACTATGCTGTTAAAACAACTGGAACTACTCCAAAACCACCAACACCAGCTCCAGCTCCACAACCTAGTGGTTACATTACCACTACGGAAAATCTGACCAATATCCGTTCTGCAGCATCTCTCAATTCAAAAGTACTACAACGAGTATATGCTGGCACTCGAATTGTTCGGGTAGGCACTGTTGGAGATTTCTATCAAGTTCGTCTAAAAAGCGGTCAAATCGCTTATGTTCATAAAAGTGTAGCAAAACCTTCTTAA